A genomic segment from Oscillospiraceae bacterium encodes:
- a CDS encoding N-acetylmuramoyl-L-alanine amidase, producing the protein MQLTTHKRLVLVSALAFMLVAAMVATLQRMPLSVSTAVWREAPYTFIIDAGHGGVDGGAVSPTGLFESHLNLQIAIQLESLLNFYGYNAIMTRRSDISIHDNDARTIRQKKMSDLRNRAELVNNTPNALLVSIHQNTFGQTQYRGLQVFHANGAADLGKVLQATITTALAPDNTRPTKPVPNSVFLFGAINAPALLIECGFLSNPQDEKLLANPVYQRKLAACIFAALTMN; encoded by the coding sequence GTGCAACTCACAACACACAAACGATTGGTACTCGTCTCCGCACTGGCGTTTATGCTTGTCGCAGCGATGGTTGCGACATTGCAACGCATGCCGCTTTCTGTTTCAACCGCTGTTTGGCGCGAAGCACCATATACCTTTATCATTGATGCCGGCCATGGCGGCGTTGACGGTGGTGCGGTGTCGCCGACGGGGCTATTTGAAAGTCACTTAAACTTACAAATTGCTATACAACTCGAAAGCTTACTCAATTTTTACGGCTATAATGCCATTATGACGCGCCGCAGCGACATTTCCATCCACGACAATGACGCACGTACCATCCGCCAAAAGAAAATGTCTGATCTGCGCAATCGCGCCGAACTGGTCAATAATACACCTAACGCTTTGCTCGTCAGCATCCATCAAAATACTTTTGGGCAAACACAATACCGCGGCCTGCAGGTCTTCCACGCCAATGGCGCGGCCGATCTGGGCAAAGTCTTGCAAGCAACCATTACAACAGCCCTCGCGCCCGATAATACCCGTCCAACGAAACCTGTGCCCAATAGCGTATTTCTCTTCGGCGCAATCAACGCGCCTGCGCTGTTAATCGAATGCGGATTTCTCAGCAACCCACAAGACGAAAAACTGCTTGCTAACCCTGTCTATCAACGAAAGCTGGCGGCCTGCATCTTCGCCGCACTGACGATGAATTAA
- the radA gene encoding DNA repair protein RadA: MKGNIFFCTQCGNESSKWQGQCPACKAWNTMDEAPTAPANKAKKGTSRVSSHAAGERPKPQKLNEISTADEIRFSTGMDEFDRALGGGAVAGSLVLLGGEPGIGKSTLLLQICHHLCRDKTVLYISGEESLRQLKLRAARLGIDTPNLLVMAETCLDNALEEAMQADILIVDSIQTMQRADSSSAPGSVSQVKDCTLALMAIAKQTGLTVFVVGHVNKDGQIAGPKVLEHMVDCVLSFEGDRHVSHRIVRAVKNRFGPTNEVAVFDMGQQGLVEVPNPSEMLLAGRPLRTPGCCVACVMEGSRPLMAEIQALVTPTPYGTPRRMTAGVDYNRAILLMAVLEKRAGVRIGDCDAYVNVVGGLDIDEPAADLPIVLALASSVRDTTLGDNVAAVGEVGLAGELRMVNNLSMRLNEIARLGFSQCIVPWNGTAALIPPEGLQIVRVKSVAQAVGLLG, translated from the coding sequence ATGAAAGGCAACATTTTTTTCTGCACGCAATGCGGCAATGAAAGCAGCAAGTGGCAGGGCCAATGCCCTGCCTGTAAGGCATGGAACACCATGGACGAAGCACCGACAGCGCCTGCAAATAAAGCTAAAAAAGGCACATCTCGTGTATCTTCCCATGCCGCCGGCGAACGCCCCAAACCGCAAAAGCTCAACGAAATATCCACGGCCGACGAAATCCGCTTTTCCACCGGCATGGACGAATTCGACCGTGCGTTGGGCGGCGGTGCGGTAGCGGGCAGCCTTGTGCTGCTCGGCGGTGAGCCGGGCATCGGCAAATCAACCTTGCTACTGCAGATTTGCCACCATCTCTGCCGCGACAAAACGGTATTATACATATCGGGCGAAGAATCATTGCGCCAGCTAAAGCTACGCGCCGCACGCCTCGGCATAGACACACCAAATCTGCTCGTTATGGCAGAAACTTGCCTCGACAACGCGCTTGAAGAAGCTATGCAAGCCGATATACTTATCGTCGACTCCATTCAAACCATGCAGCGCGCCGATTCATCAAGCGCGCCCGGCAGTGTCAGCCAAGTCAAGGACTGTACGCTCGCCTTGATGGCCATTGCCAAACAGACAGGCCTAACCGTATTTGTCGTCGGCCACGTCAATAAAGACGGGCAAATTGCCGGCCCGAAGGTGCTGGAACACATGGTCGACTGCGTGCTATCTTTCGAAGGTGACCGACATGTCAGCCACCGCATTGTTCGCGCTGTCAAAAATCGCTTTGGCCCAACCAATGAAGTCGCTGTTTTTGATATGGGACAACAAGGTCTTGTCGAAGTGCCGAACCCTTCTGAAATGCTGCTTGCCGGGCGCCCGCTGCGCACACCGGGCTGTTGCGTGGCATGCGTCATGGAGGGCAGCCGCCCACTAATGGCTGAAATCCAAGCCCTCGTCACACCCACCCCTTACGGCACGCCGCGGCGTATGACGGCAGGCGTCGATTATAATCGTGCCATCTTACTCATGGCAGTGCTGGAAAAACGTGCCGGCGTAAGAATCGGCGACTGTGATGCTTACGTCAACGTCGTCGGCGGCCTTGACATCGATGAGCCTGCCGCCGACCTGCCCATCGTGCTGGCGTTGGCATCAAGTGTGCGCGACACAACCTTGGGCGACAATGTCGCCGCTGTCGGCGAAGTCGGGCTGGCGGGCGAACTGCGCATGGTCAACAATTTATCTATGCGGCTCAACGAAATTGCGCGACTTGGCTTTTCTCAGTGCATTGTACCATGGAATGGCACGGCGGCACTCATCCCGCCGGAGGGACTGCAAATTGTGCGTGTGAAGTCTGTGGCGCAAGCAGTTGGTTTGTTAGGGTAG